In a genomic window of Actinomycetota bacterium:
- a CDS encoding CAP domain-containing protein — MKTKFNKKLSAVIVMIAVAVLFASSFAITSFTDKAKVNNLAQDSSTYVAGLSQGQQVQALRAEYVNDGQSQAETIMANLGQNIDQYAVKAKQQDANVKGSSEGTSLPAAVQNTVQPANLNSYEQQVLDSINNIRAANGLGPLAASQTLTNIARSRSADMLSRGYFSHYTPEGLNIFNILKSNGISYRNAGENLAHSQPASAGTPQAFADAWMNSPTHRANILRGEYGQIGIGLAENGGRRVVTTVFMN, encoded by the coding sequence ATGAAAACTAAATTTAATAAAAAACTAAGTGCAGTAATAGTAATGATAGCAGTGGCGGTTTTGTTTGCATCGTCGTTTGCCATTACCAGTTTTACTGATAAAGCAAAGGTTAATAACCTGGCCCAGGACAGCAGCACTTATGTGGCAGGCTTAAGCCAGGGCCAGCAGGTACAGGCCTTAAGAGCTGAATATGTTAATGATGGGCAAAGCCAGGCTGAAACTATTATGGCTAATTTGGGCCAGAATATTGATCAATATGCAGTTAAGGCCAAACAGCAGGATGCCAATGTAAAGGGCAGCAGCGAAGGCACCAGCTTGCCTGCTGCGGTTCAAAACACTGTGCAGCCGGCTAACCTGAATTCCTATGAGCAGCAAGTGCTGGATTCGATAAATAATATAAGGGCAGCCAATGGTTTAGGGCCCCTTGCTGCATCCCAGACTTTAACCAATATAGCCAGGTCCAGGAGTGCAGACATGCTGTCCAGGGGATACTTTTCCCATTATACTCCGGAAGGCTTGAACATATTTAACATACTTAAGAGTAATGGTATTTCTTACCGAAATGCAGGGGAAAACCTGGCTCATTCCCAACCCGCCTCTGCCGGCACACCCCAGGCCTTTGCTGATGCCTGGATGAACAGCCCTACACATAGGGCCAATATATTAAGGGGAGAATATGGCCAAATAGGTATCGGGCTGGCTGAAAATGGGGGAAGAAGAGTAGTTACCACTGTATTTATGAATTAA